In Botrytis cinerea B05.10 chromosome 6, complete sequence, the following proteins share a genomic window:
- the Bcaqp1 gene encoding Bcaqp1 has protein sequence MTMRSPLTNDHPQPLRASPLSEHDDEIQIRLDDSRYRSFPPPRRVVQRNTPAPIQLQDFEFPKQSHDIPGHYPMIDEIYPDVHPYRTSEDGFVSLTNGDNMAQNKRASRSRPWMQNLQTQDRIQRYKKRRPATKWMKWMNSDWKNHIVAVIGELIGTSLFLFFGYAGIEVAKLQGREPPDLEVLFYISATFGASLMVTAWIFFRISGGLFNPAVTLALAILKAVSPIRAFLLVITQLGASCLAAILVQEIFPKQLDVATTLGSGTSMGQGFVIEAITTAALIFTIIMLAVEKHKATFVAPIGIGLALFVAHMVAVPFTGASLNPARSFGPSAIVWNFPREHWIYWVGPILGAGLAVLFFRLIKLMEYEMANPGQDGDPENDPTQNPELDVAQNAHEREEEVLGLSNGKSWYRDDSSSGSMRRKESVNSFTGGRRSMDRRGDIFRRLDDVEAQWRRQQYRNVV, from the exons ATGACTATGAGAAGTCCGCTAACAAACGATCATCCCCAACCATTACGAGCAAGTCCTCTGTCAGAACATGATGACGAAATTCAAATCCGTCTTGATGACAGTCGATATCGTAGTTTTCCACCACCAAGAAGAGTGGTGCAACGAAACACTCCTGCGCCAATCCAATTAcaagatttcgaatttccTAAGCAATCACACGATATCCCGGGGCATTACCCAATGATTGATGAAATATATCCTGACGTACATCCATACAGAACAAGTGAAGATGGATTTGTCAGTTTAACGAATGGAGATAACATGGCACAGAATAAGAGAGCCAGTAGAAGCCGACCATGGATGCAGAATTTGCAGACACAGGATAGAATACAAAGATACAAAAAAAGAAGGCCAGCAACAAaatggatgaaatggatgaatAGTGATTGGAAGAATC ATATTGTTGCTGTGATTGGCGAGTTGATTGGAACGtcactttttcttttctttggctACGCGGGTATTGAAGTTGCAAAACTTCAAGGGCGTGAACCACCAGATCTTGAAGTCTTATTCTATATATCCGCAACTTTCGGAGCCAGTCTTATGGTTACTGCATGGATATTTTTTCGTATCAGTGGAGGGTTGTTTAATCCAGCC GTAACTTTAGCACTTGCCATACTCAAAGCAGTGTCACCAATTCgtgcttttcttcttgtcatCACACAACTTGGCGCTTCGTGTTTAGCTGCTATTCTCGTGCAAGAAATATTTCCAAAGCAGCTTGATGTTGCCACCACACTTGGGAGCGGCACTTCCATGGGTCAAGGATTCGTCATCGAAGCTATCACTACAGCAGCTTTAATCTTTACTATTATAATGTTAGCTGTTGAAAAACACAAAGCTACATTTGTTGCTCCCATCGGAATTGGCCTTGCCCTTTTTGTTGCGCACATGGTAGCTGTTCCATTCACTGGAGCATCTCTAAATCCAGCTCGTAGTTTTGGTCCATCGGCCATTGTATGGAACTTTCCTCGAGAACATTGGATTTACTGGGTTGGACCAATTTTAGGCGCAGGGTTGGCAGTGCTTTTTTTCAGATTGATCAAGCTGATGGAATACGAAATGGCGAATCCTGGACAGGATGGAGATCCAGAAAACGATCCAACACAGAATCCTGAACTTGATGTTGCACAAAACGCTCatgaaagagaggaagaagtccTTGGTCTCAGTAATGGAAAGTCTTGGTATAGAGATGACTCTAGCAGTGGATCAatgaggaggaaagaatcGGTCAACAGTTTTACCGGAGGTAGAAGATCCATGGATCGAAGGGGGGACATATTTAGAAGATTAGATGATGTGGAAGCTCAATGGCGAAGGCAACAATACAGGAATGTTGTATGA